From the Thermococcus sp. 18S1 genome, one window contains:
- the gltA gene encoding NADPH-dependent glutamate synthase produces the protein MAVKRKIIKERVPTPEMPAEERIKSFAEVNLGYTFELAVKEAERCLQCPYNYAPCIKGCPVHIDIPGFISKLVQYRDDPDRAVKEALNVIWACNSLPATTGRVCPQEDQCEMNCVMGRVGDKINIGKLERFVADYAREKGIDEGLLFEIVPKIEKKGQSVAIIGAGPAGLTAAGELAKLGYDVTIYEALHEAGGVLMYGIPEFRLPKSIVESEIDKLKKLGVKILTDHVVGRTVTIEELLEEYDAVFIGSGAGTPRLINAPGINLNGIYTANEFLTRVNLMKAYKFPEYDTPVKVGKKVVVIGAGNTAMDAARSARRFGAEVTIAYRRGPEDVSARVEEVEHAKEEGIKFEFYINPVEFIGDENGKIKAVKFEKMKALDERDSRGKRKIVGTGEYVTLEADTVIIAIGKHPNRLIVNTPGLKVERGRIVVDENLMTSIPGVFAGGDAIRGEATVILAMGDGRMAAKAIHEYLTKKREGNA, from the coding sequence ATGGCGGTTAAGAGGAAGATCATCAAGGAGCGCGTCCCGACGCCGGAGATGCCGGCGGAGGAGCGCATTAAGAGCTTCGCGGAGGTTAACCTCGGTTACACATTCGAGCTTGCCGTTAAGGAGGCCGAGCGCTGCCTCCAGTGCCCCTACAACTACGCGCCCTGTATAAAGGGCTGTCCGGTCCACATAGACATTCCGGGCTTCATAAGCAAGCTCGTCCAGTACCGCGACGACCCCGACAGGGCCGTCAAGGAAGCCCTCAACGTTATCTGGGCCTGCAACTCCCTCCCCGCCACCACCGGAAGGGTCTGCCCGCAGGAGGACCAGTGTGAGATGAACTGTGTCATGGGCAGGGTCGGCGACAAGATAAACATCGGAAAGCTCGAGAGGTTTGTGGCCGACTACGCCCGCGAGAAGGGCATAGACGAGGGACTTCTCTTCGAGATAGTCCCGAAGATTGAGAAGAAGGGCCAGAGCGTGGCTATCATCGGCGCAGGTCCGGCCGGACTTACCGCCGCCGGCGAGCTCGCCAAGCTCGGCTACGACGTTACCATCTACGAGGCCCTCCACGAGGCGGGCGGAGTGCTCATGTACGGCATCCCCGAGTTCAGGCTGCCCAAGAGCATCGTCGAGAGCGAGATTGACAAGCTCAAGAAGCTCGGCGTTAAGATACTCACAGACCACGTCGTTGGAAGAACCGTCACCATCGAGGAGCTCCTGGAGGAGTACGACGCCGTCTTCATAGGCTCCGGCGCCGGAACCCCGAGGCTCATCAACGCCCCCGGAATAAACCTCAACGGAATCTACACCGCCAACGAGTTCCTCACGCGCGTAAACCTCATGAAGGCCTACAAGTTCCCCGAGTACGACACCCCCGTCAAGGTCGGCAAGAAGGTCGTCGTCATAGGCGCCGGAAACACCGCCATGGACGCCGCGAGGAGCGCGAGGCGCTTCGGTGCCGAGGTCACCATAGCCTACCGCCGCGGCCCGGAGGACGTCTCCGCCAGGGTTGAGGAAGTCGAGCACGCCAAGGAAGAGGGCATAAAGTTCGAGTTCTACATCAACCCGGTCGAGTTCATTGGCGATGAGAACGGCAAGATCAAGGCGGTTAAGTTCGAGAAGATGAAGGCCCTCGACGAGCGCGACAGCAGGGGCAAGAGAAAAATCGTTGGAACCGGCGAGTACGTGACCCTCGAAGCCGACACCGTCATCATAGCCATCGGAAAGCACCCCAACAGGCTCATCGTCAACACGCCGGGCCTCAAGGTCGAGCGCGGAAGGATAGTCGTTGACGAGAACCTCATGACCAGCATTCCGGGAGTCTTCGCCGGCGGAGACGCGATAAGGGGAGAGGCAACGGTTATCCTCGCCATGGGAGACGGAAGGATGGCCGCAAAGGCCATACACGAGTACCTCACGAAGAAGAGGGAAGGCAACGCCTGA
- the gcvH gene encoding glycine cleavage system protein GcvH, protein MIEVGEYRVKDGLYYTKDHEWVQVLEDGTVLIGISDYAQKELGDLAYVELPDVGSELSKGDVLCELESVKAVSEVYAPVSGEVAEVNEELEDSPELINEDPYENWIVKLKPSNLDEELKELMDAKAYAEYLESL, encoded by the coding sequence ATGATTGAAGTCGGAGAATACAGGGTTAAGGATGGCCTTTACTACACGAAGGACCACGAGTGGGTTCAGGTTCTTGAGGACGGGACGGTTCTCATAGGAATAAGCGACTACGCCCAGAAGGAGCTCGGCGACCTGGCATACGTCGAGCTTCCGGACGTCGGTTCCGAGCTCAGCAAGGGCGACGTTCTCTGTGAGCTTGAGAGCGTCAAGGCCGTTTCCGAGGTCTATGCCCCGGTCAGCGGCGAGGTCGCTGAGGTCAACGAGGAGCTCGAGGACAGCCCGGAGCTCATCAACGAGGACCCCTACGAGAACTGGATAGTCAAGCTCAAGCCGAGCAACCTCGACGAGGAGCTCAAGGAGCTTATGGACGCCAAGGCCTACGCCGAGTACCTTGAGAGCCTCTGA